One part of the Anaerolineales bacterium genome encodes these proteins:
- a CDS encoding FHA domain-containing protein produces MNRMTRLYYYTLLGAIGGLIGWQASNVLGLSFTQNVYLSEVVVGGLIGFCIGALIGMSEGAALRSPGYAVRAGLTNGLFGLVGGAIGLPLAEAAFQVLGGESWTRALGWAVFGGFIGAGLGFSSGAQMWKPALGGLLGGAIGGALLELARERFADALIGKAIGLGLLGAAIGALIALVVLLLSRAWLEVVSGKLKGTEFVLDKFIHANGPTAYVGSSALKADIVLPDPDIDPQHAMLSGGDTHMNIRDMSQKGTFINGRKVEQARLLDEQAIRVGNTQLVYHEKR; encoded by the coding sequence ATGAACCGGATGACACGCTTGTATTACTACACCCTGCTGGGGGCAATTGGCGGGTTGATCGGCTGGCAGGCCAGCAATGTGCTGGGCCTCTCGTTCACCCAGAATGTTTATCTCAGCGAAGTGGTGGTGGGCGGGCTGATCGGCTTTTGCATCGGCGCGCTGATCGGCATGAGCGAGGGCGCCGCCCTGCGCAGCCCTGGCTATGCCGTGCGCGCCGGCCTCACCAATGGCCTATTCGGCCTGGTGGGCGGTGCGATTGGCCTGCCGCTGGCCGAAGCCGCCTTCCAGGTATTGGGCGGCGAGAGCTGGACGCGGGCGCTGGGCTGGGCTGTGTTCGGCGGCTTCATTGGCGCCGGGCTGGGCTTCAGCAGCGGCGCTCAGATGTGGAAGCCCGCCTTGGGCGGGTTGCTAGGCGGCGCCATCGGCGGCGCCTTGCTGGAGCTGGCGCGTGAGCGCTTTGCCGATGCGCTCATCGGCAAAGCCATCGGCCTGGGCTTGCTGGGCGCGGCCATCGGCGCGCTGATTGCGCTGGTGGTGCTGCTGCTCTCGCGGGCCTGGCTGGAAGTGGTCAGCGGCAAGCTCAAAGGCACGGAATTCGTGCTAGATAAGTTCATCCATGCCAACGGGCCAACCGCCTATGTGGGCAGCAGCGCCCTCAAGGCAGACATCGTGCTGCCCGACCCGGACATTGACCCGCAGCACGCCATGCTGAGCGGCGGCGACACCCATATGAATATTCGTGACATGAGCCAGAAGGGCACTTTCATCAACGGGCGCAAGGTGGAGCAAGCCCGCCTGCTGGATGAACAGGCCATTCGGGTTGGCAATACTCAACTTGTCTATCACGAGAAGAGGTAA
- a CDS encoding EsaB/YukD family protein has protein sequence MPDIPVTVVLPSGGSRTAEVPNDVEVKELIPELATTLELPTTGPDGRPMGYRLDSKALGRELKEDETLEAAGVPADDRLMITADVTAG, from the coding sequence ATGCCTGACATTCCTGTAACCGTAGTTCTGCCGTCTGGGGGCAGCCGCACCGCCGAGGTGCCCAATGATGTGGAAGTGAAGGAACTCATCCCGGAGCTGGCCACCACGTTGGAGCTGCCTACCACCGGCCCTGACGGCCGCCCGATGGGCTACCGCCTGGACAGCAAGGCCCTGGGCCGCGAGCTGAAAGAGGACGAGACCCTGGAAGCGGCTGGTGTGCCCGCCGACGACCGCCTAATGATCACGGCTGACGTCACCGCCGGGTAA
- a CDS encoding VWA domain-containing protein translates to MQTLTRLTLGIILALNLLSGLAFAPLAQEESVQVRITQVDTSQFPRVTFFVSVTDADGNPYPVDPSRFVIMENGQPIALDQIEGFGEVEALTTMLVMDVSGSMNPDGKLDSAKAAAHQFVERMRPQDQTGLISFNTQVRTVQGLTSDQAALHSAIDSLQGDDDTAMFNALMTALDGLEGVQGRKAIIVLTDGLDNSSQWNAPDVVARVQDEGASISTVGLGTPGGDRMSGIDEPGLQDLAAQSGGQYGYAEDEESLTRLYAAYSYALQSEYQLSYISPATLRDGVNRSLSVSLGADAVGAANGESSEARYNPGGLVPEVEQPAAWPLFAAIVGGLALLVALPLIVGGMRQGASASNPKAGGRAQPRRKPFGKRPRIKLKD, encoded by the coding sequence ATGCAGACACTCACTCGTTTAACGCTTGGCATCATTCTGGCGCTCAACCTGCTGTCCGGCCTGGCCTTCGCGCCGCTGGCGCAGGAGGAGAGCGTGCAGGTGCGCATCACCCAGGTGGATACTTCGCAGTTCCCGCGGGTCACCTTCTTTGTCTCGGTGACGGATGCGGACGGCAACCCGTATCCGGTGGACCCGAGCCGCTTCGTCATTATGGAGAACGGCCAGCCCATCGCGCTGGACCAGATCGAGGGTTTTGGTGAAGTAGAAGCCCTGACCACTATGCTGGTGATGGATGTATCCGGCAGCATGAACCCTGACGGCAAGCTGGACTCGGCCAAGGCGGCCGCGCACCAGTTTGTGGAGCGCATGCGTCCGCAAGACCAGACCGGCTTGATCTCATTCAACACCCAGGTGCGCACCGTGCAGGGGCTGACCTCTGACCAGGCTGCGCTGCACAGCGCCATTGACAGCCTGCAGGGCGATGATGACACCGCCATGTTCAACGCCTTGATGACCGCGCTGGATGGACTGGAAGGCGTGCAGGGGCGCAAAGCCATCATTGTGTTGACCGACGGTCTGGATAACTCCAGCCAATGGAATGCACCGGATGTGGTGGCGCGGGTGCAGGATGAAGGCGCGTCCATCTCCACCGTGGGCCTGGGCACACCGGGCGGCGACCGCATGAGCGGCATTGACGAGCCCGGCCTGCAAGACCTGGCGGCGCAGTCTGGCGGGCAGTATGGTTATGCGGAGGATGAAGAAAGCCTGACGCGCTTGTACGCTGCATACTCGTACGCCCTGCAGAGTGAATACCAGCTCAGCTACATCTCGCCCGCTACGCTGCGTGACGGCGTCAACCGCTCGCTGAGCGTCAGCCTTGGAGCGGATGCCGTTGGCGCAGCCAACGGCGAATCGAGCGAAGCTCGATACAACCCCGGTGGTCTGGTGCCTGAGGTCGAACAGCCTGCTGCCTGGCCGCTGTTTGCGGCCATTGTGGGCGGCCTGGCGCTGCTGGTAGCGTTGCCGCTGATCGTGGGCGGCATGCGACAAGGCGCCAGTGCGAGTAACCCGAAGGCGGGCGGCCGGGCGCAACCGCGCCGCAAGCCGTTTGGCAAGCGGCCGCGCATCAAGCTGAAAGACTAG
- a CDS encoding ThiF family adenylyltransferase has translation MTNSITRKSVPELIAGRIAASLLKGQYAGGSQLPAERDLIKELGVGRSSLREALRILSEAGLLDAQQGVGWFVNELNSARMLKARQLAAEAAPPAVPKRAQKSKAADGPKRLPVAKEKPLHIPNLKSDRLGTFEFISWWEREKVQNARVMVVGAGALGNEVIKNLTLMGIGNLYIVDFDKVEAANLSRSILFREKDRGREKAQLAAARAVDINPDVRVQYLHGDVTTDIGLGVFRRMDVIIGCLDNREARLAVNRFAHWMNKPWVDGAIQELLGLARVFVPGEGACFECTLTEQARRDLAMRYSCPLLARQNILLGKVPTTPTIASIIGAMQSQEALKLIHNMPVEPGKVLHYNGYTNFMHTTAYLPDAECESHWIYGDVTELPLRAETNTLAELLAIARGDLGADTVLELDQELVLALNCAACNTVERVLKPLSDVSFEAGHCPSCGEMREVDLTHTITGQEDFLERTLLSVGVPPLHILRATNGAEFRFYELSGDLPAALHFNDFDEAVPGLHAPRVRLGEAVQGEAPASGRVHLID, from the coding sequence ATGACCAATTCGATCACCCGTAAATCCGTTCCCGAACTTATTGCTGGCCGCATTGCGGCCAGCCTGTTGAAGGGCCAGTACGCCGGCGGCAGCCAACTGCCGGCTGAGCGTGACCTCATCAAGGAGCTCGGGGTCGGGCGCTCCTCGCTGCGCGAGGCGCTGCGCATCCTTTCCGAGGCGGGCCTGCTGGATGCTCAGCAAGGCGTTGGCTGGTTCGTGAACGAGCTCAACTCGGCGCGCATGCTCAAGGCGCGCCAGCTGGCGGCCGAGGCGGCGCCGCCCGCGGTGCCCAAGCGGGCACAGAAGAGCAAGGCGGCCGATGGCCCCAAACGGCTGCCGGTGGCCAAAGAGAAGCCGCTGCACATCCCCAACCTGAAGTCTGACCGCTTGGGTACGTTTGAGTTCATTAGCTGGTGGGAGCGCGAGAAGGTGCAGAACGCGCGCGTGATGGTGGTGGGGGCAGGGGCGCTCGGCAACGAGGTTATCAAGAACCTGACCCTGATGGGTATCGGCAATCTCTACATTGTGGATTTTGACAAGGTGGAAGCGGCCAACCTGAGCCGCAGCATCCTGTTCCGCGAGAAGGACCGCGGGCGCGAGAAGGCGCAGTTGGCCGCGGCGCGTGCGGTGGACATCAACCCGGATGTACGCGTGCAATACCTGCACGGCGACGTCACGACCGACATTGGCCTGGGCGTGTTCCGCCGCATGGACGTCATCATCGGCTGCCTGGACAACCGCGAGGCGCGCCTGGCGGTCAATCGCTTCGCCCATTGGATGAACAAGCCATGGGTGGACGGCGCCATCCAGGAACTGCTGGGGCTGGCGCGCGTGTTCGTGCCGGGCGAGGGCGCCTGCTTTGAATGCACGCTGACCGAGCAGGCTCGCCGAGATCTGGCCATGCGCTACTCCTGCCCTCTGCTGGCGCGCCAGAACATTTTGCTGGGCAAGGTGCCGACTACGCCCACTATCGCTTCCATTATCGGCGCCATGCAGTCGCAGGAGGCGCTCAAGCTGATCCACAACATGCCGGTGGAGCCGGGCAAGGTGCTGCACTACAACGGCTACACCAACTTCATGCACACCACGGCCTACTTGCCGGACGCGGAGTGCGAGAGCCACTGGATCTACGGCGATGTGACCGAGCTGCCGCTGCGTGCCGAGACCAACACGCTGGCCGAGCTGCTGGCGATCGCCCGCGGTGACCTGGGGGCGGACACGGTGCTGGAGCTGGACCAGGAGCTGGTGCTGGCGCTCAACTGCGCGGCGTGCAACACGGTGGAGCGTGTGCTCAAGCCGCTCTCGGATGTGAGCTTTGAAGCCGGGCACTGCCCCAGCTGCGGCGAAATGCGTGAGGTGGACCTGACCCATACCATTACTGGTCAGGAGGACTTCCTGGAGCGCACGCTGCTGAGTGTGGGTGTGCCGCCGCTACATATTTTGCGGGCAACAAACGGCGCTGAGTTTCGTTTCTACGAACTGAGCGGCGATCTGCCGGCTGCGCTGCACTTCAACGACTTTGACGAGGCCGTGCCCGGCCTGCATGCCCCGCGCGTGCGCCTGGGGGAGGCAGTGCAGGGCGAGGCCCCGGCCAGCGGCCGAGTGCACTTGATTGATTAG
- the lon gene encoding endopeptidase La → MEAEDSHALHELIFKPTITKIARGKRAKSARPDADGDEGLPEIPGELPILPLRGLVVYPQTGVPLTIGQPRSIRLVDDSVSGSRLVGLVASKDPDKENPGPEDLYSVGTVASVHRLFRAPDGTIRLLVQGLARFRLGEFTATEPYLKAKIELAPEFEEEGLEVEALARSARNQFQRIAELLGTIPQELVSSIMDLENPLQTTYLVANFQRMELAQSQDLLELDSLRDKLHKLVEFLTHEIEVLEVGQRIQNEARSEIEGMQRDYFLREQLKAIQRELGETDEVAAEVEELRKKIDEAKMPDEADKQARRELDRLSKLNTASAEYGVIRSYLDWLIAIPWAKTTVDNLDIKHARKVLDQDHYGLKDVKDRILEFLAVRKLRSERSAEFSKRAKDDYQIRREREGVILCFVGPPGVGKTSLGRSIARALQREFVRISLGGVRDEAEIRGHRRTYIGALPGRIVQGLRRSGTRNPIFMLDEVDKLGNDFRGDPASALLEVLDPEQNSEFRDHYIEVALDLSQVMFITTANSLDTIPGPLRDRMEIIRLSSYTEGDKLEIAKDYLIPRQLRENGLRKNEVKFSNDAIRQIIRAYTRESGVRNLERQIGAVCRKLVTRIAEGTSKTPIQVTTELVREHLGPQRFYRMEEIASRTSLPGVVTGLSWTPTGGDVLFIEATRMPGGKGFQLSGQLGDVMQESARAALSYVRSRAKHLGIEPDFFQSTDLHLHVPAGAQPKDGPSAGVTMVTALVSLLTGRPIKAHVGMTGEITLRGQVMPVGGIKEKVLAAHRAGLKTIILPARNEVDLDELPKEVRTRLDFKFVKTMDEVLEYALVAKKAAKPAAKATASKPAKKAARKTAKPVAASKNGHKPKARSKRAVR, encoded by the coding sequence ATGGAGGCCGAGGACAGCCATGCATTGCATGAGCTGATCTTCAAGCCCACTATCACCAAGATCGCGCGCGGCAAACGCGCTAAGAGTGCGCGCCCGGATGCCGACGGTGATGAAGGCCTACCCGAGATACCGGGCGAGCTGCCCATCCTGCCGCTGCGCGGCCTGGTGGTGTACCCGCAAACCGGCGTGCCGCTCACCATCGGCCAGCCGCGCTCCATCCGCCTGGTGGATGACTCCGTTTCCGGCAGCCGCCTGGTTGGCCTGGTGGCCTCCAAGGACCCGGATAAAGAGAACCCCGGCCCGGAGGATCTGTACTCGGTGGGCACGGTGGCCTCGGTGCACCGTTTGTTCCGCGCCCCGGATGGCACGATTCGCCTGCTGGTGCAGGGCCTGGCGCGCTTCCGCCTGGGCGAGTTCACCGCCACCGAACCGTACCTTAAAGCCAAGATCGAGCTGGCGCCCGAGTTTGAGGAAGAGGGCCTGGAGGTGGAGGCCTTGGCGCGCAGCGCCCGCAACCAGTTCCAGCGCATCGCCGAACTGCTCGGCACCATCCCGCAGGAATTGGTCTCCAGCATTATGGACCTTGAGAACCCGCTGCAGACCACGTACCTGGTGGCTAACTTCCAGCGAATGGAATTGGCCCAATCGCAAGACCTGCTGGAGCTCGACTCTCTGCGCGATAAGCTGCACAAGCTGGTTGAGTTCCTGACCCATGAGATCGAAGTGCTGGAAGTGGGGCAGCGCATTCAAAACGAAGCGCGCTCTGAGATCGAGGGCATGCAGCGTGATTACTTCCTGCGCGAGCAGCTCAAGGCCATCCAGCGTGAGCTGGGCGAGACCGACGAAGTGGCCGCCGAAGTGGAAGAGCTGCGCAAGAAGATTGACGAAGCCAAGATGCCTGACGAGGCCGATAAACAGGCCCGCCGTGAGCTGGACCGCTTGTCCAAGCTCAACACCGCCTCGGCGGAGTATGGCGTCATTCGCAGTTACCTGGATTGGTTGATCGCCATCCCGTGGGCCAAGACCACGGTGGACAATCTGGATATCAAGCACGCCCGCAAGGTGCTTGACCAGGACCACTATGGCCTCAAGGATGTCAAAGACCGCATTCTGGAATTTTTGGCGGTGCGCAAGCTGCGCTCAGAGCGCAGCGCCGAGTTCAGCAAGCGAGCCAAGGACGATTACCAGATCCGCCGGGAGCGCGAAGGCGTGATCCTGTGCTTTGTCGGCCCCCCGGGCGTGGGCAAGACCTCGCTGGGGCGCTCGATCGCCCGCGCCTTGCAGCGCGAGTTCGTGCGCATCTCGCTGGGCGGCGTGCGCGACGAGGCTGAGATCCGCGGCCACCGCCGCACCTACATCGGCGCGCTGCCCGGCCGCATCGTGCAGGGCCTGCGCCGCAGCGGCACGCGCAACCCCATCTTCATGCTTGACGAGGTGGACAAGCTGGGCAACGACTTCCGCGGCGATCCGGCTTCGGCCCTGCTGGAAGTGCTGGACCCCGAGCAGAACAGCGAGTTCCGCGATCACTATATTGAAGTGGCGCTGGACCTTTCGCAGGTGATGTTCATCACCACCGCCAACTCGCTAGACACGATCCCCGGCCCGCTGCGTGACCGCATGGAGATCATTCGCCTGAGCAGCTACACCGAGGGCGACAAGCTGGAGATCGCCAAGGATTATTTGATCCCGCGCCAGCTGCGTGAGAACGGACTGCGCAAGAACGAGGTCAAGTTCAGCAACGATGCCATTCGCCAGATCATCCGCGCCTACACGCGCGAATCCGGCGTGCGCAACCTGGAGCGCCAGATCGGCGCGGTGTGCCGCAAGCTGGTCACCCGCATCGCAGAAGGCACCAGCAAAACGCCGATCCAGGTGACGACCGAGCTGGTGCGCGAGCACCTCGGCCCGCAGCGCTTCTACCGTATGGAGGAGATCGCCAGCCGCACCTCGCTGCCCGGCGTGGTGACCGGCCTGTCGTGGACGCCGACCGGCGGCGATGTGCTGTTCATCGAGGCCACGCGCATGCCCGGCGGCAAAGGCTTCCAGCTCTCCGGCCAGTTGGGCGACGTGATGCAAGAGTCGGCCCGCGCTGCGCTCTCGTATGTGCGCTCACGCGCCAAGCACCTGGGCATCGAGCCGGACTTCTTCCAGAGCACCGACCTGCATCTGCACGTGCCCGCCGGCGCCCAGCCCAAGGACGGTCCTTCGGCCGGCGTCACCATGGTGACCGCGCTGGTCTCGCTGCTCACCGGGCGGCCGATCAAGGCCCATGTGGGCATGACCGGCGAGATCACCCTGCGCGGCCAGGTGATGCCCGTGGGCGGCATCAAGGAGAAGGTGCTGGCCGCCCACCGTGCCGGACTCAAAACCATCATCCTGCCCGCCCGCAATGAGGTGGACCTCGACGAGTTGCCCAAGGAGGTGCGCACCAGGCTTGACTTCAAGTTCGTCAAGACGATGGACGAAGTGCTGGAGTATGCCCTGGTCGCCAAGAAGGCCGCCAAGCCTGCGGCCAAGGCAACAGCCAGCAAACCAGCCAAAAAGGCAGCCCGCAAGACGGCCAAGCCCGTCGCGGCTTCCAAGAACGGGCACAAACCCAAGGCGCGCAGCAAGCGCGCGGTGCGATAG
- a CDS encoding Hsp20/alpha crystallin family protein, with the protein MHETEIDKLTARSAWGNPQEVRFRLTAISRQWAARPHLWRPPTDLLETEQAYLVRVEVAGMQEAELNIAIEGREMAVYGLRQQPVEPLNEQAAYYQMEVRFGEFLSGLQLPGEVNTDGIQAVYQDGFLTVTLPKVRAS; encoded by the coding sequence ATGCACGAAACCGAAATAGACAAGTTAACCGCTCGCTCCGCCTGGGGTAATCCCCAGGAGGTGCGATTCCGGCTGACGGCGATCTCACGCCAGTGGGCGGCCCGGCCGCACCTGTGGCGGCCGCCCACGGACCTGCTCGAGACCGAGCAGGCCTACCTGGTGCGCGTGGAGGTGGCCGGCATGCAGGAAGCCGAGCTCAACATTGCCATTGAGGGGCGCGAGATGGCGGTGTACGGCCTGCGCCAGCAGCCGGTGGAACCGCTCAACGAGCAGGCGGCCTATTATCAAATGGAAGTGCGCTTTGGCGAATTCCTCAGCGGGCTGCAGCTGCCCGGTGAAGTCAACACCGACGGCATTCAGGCTGTATATCAAGATGGATTTTTAACTGTGACGTTACCGAAAGTGAGAGCATCCTAA
- a CDS encoding Mov34/MPN/PAD-1 family protein: protein MSTSTSTPNKPGGLQSPLGAPRRARLPLSRAQRWLAAGEDAAQPALPVFFTQSVIKTIALHAASDMDNEVGGWLAGRWCRDGRAGTEFVVVEALLPAQQVRSGSTFLTFTHDSQVAMLSALEEQYENKCVVGWYHTHPRMGIFLSGYDTWLHDHFFPQAWQVALVVEPHTRQAGLFVRKDGELSPRRYSGFYELHSSSMESVVDWTNLRAVPRPKPAASATQPPASPKAEPSRAEITDTRPVGVKTVSAKAKVTKPQAEAKPAAVKPQTDAQAKPAVKPQSDIQAKPEHPAQALPEQEPPKTENKQ from the coding sequence ATGAGCACATCCACCTCCACTCCCAATAAGCCCGGCGGACTCCAAAGCCCGCTAGGCGCCCCGCGCCGCGCCCGCCTGCCGTTAAGTCGCGCTCAGCGCTGGCTGGCGGCGGGCGAGGATGCGGCCCAGCCGGCGCTGCCGGTCTTCTTCACGCAGAGCGTGATCAAGACCATCGCGCTGCACGCCGCCAGCGATATGGACAACGAAGTGGGCGGCTGGCTGGCTGGGCGCTGGTGCCGGGATGGGCGCGCGGGCACCGAGTTCGTGGTGGTGGAGGCGCTGCTGCCGGCGCAGCAAGTGCGCTCGGGTAGCACCTTCCTCACCTTCACGCATGACAGCCAGGTGGCGATGCTTTCGGCCCTTGAGGAGCAATACGAGAACAAGTGCGTGGTGGGTTGGTATCACACCCACCCGCGTATGGGCATCTTTCTTTCAGGCTACGACACCTGGCTGCACGATCACTTTTTTCCGCAGGCGTGGCAGGTGGCCTTGGTAGTGGAGCCGCATACACGCCAGGCAGGTTTATTTGTACGCAAGGATGGCGAGCTTTCGCCGCGTCGTTACAGCGGCTTTTATGAGCTGCACTCCAGCAGCATGGAGAGCGTAGTGGACTGGACCAACTTGCGGGCCGTGCCGCGGCCAAAACCGGCTGCATCTGCAACGCAGCCGCCGGCCAGCCCTAAGGCTGAGCCCAGCCGCGCAGAGATCACGGATACGCGGCCGGTAGGAGTCAAGACGGTTAGCGCCAAAGCCAAGGTGACGAAGCCGCAAGCCGAGGCGAAGCCAGCAGCGGTGAAACCGCAAACTGACGCTCAGGCGAAGCCCGCGGTCAAACCGCAATCGGATATTCAGGCGAAGCCTGAACATCCAGCTCAGGCTCTGCCTGAGCAAGAGCCCCCAAAAACGGAGAATAAGCAATGA
- the tpx gene encoding thiol peroxidase, translated as MMERNGLLQLAGQDVTIVGPDIEVGQQAPEFTLRAKDWTVVDVLKATEGKVRVIAAVPSLNTSVCDAEAKRFNEEAASLNPDIAIVTVSTDLPYTLSNWCAASGVERVTTYSDAYDTNFGQSYGALIKDRRILRRAVFVVDRKGKVTYADYMKALGDQPDYAAVLEAAKAALAS; from the coding sequence ATGATGGAACGCAACGGTTTATTGCAACTGGCAGGGCAGGATGTCACCATTGTAGGCCCCGATATTGAAGTGGGCCAGCAGGCGCCTGAATTCACTCTGCGCGCCAAGGATTGGACAGTGGTGGATGTACTGAAAGCCACCGAAGGCAAAGTGCGTGTTATTGCTGCCGTACCCTCGCTGAACACCAGCGTGTGTGATGCGGAAGCCAAGCGCTTTAATGAAGAAGCCGCCTCGCTGAACCCTGATATTGCAATTGTTACCGTTAGCACGGACCTGCCGTATACACTCAGCAACTGGTGCGCCGCCAGCGGTGTGGAACGCGTGACAACGTATTCTGACGCGTACGACACCAATTTTGGCCAGTCTTACGGTGCCTTGATCAAGGACCGCCGTATCCTGCGCCGCGCCGTGTTTGTTGTTGACCGCAAAGGCAAAGTGACCTACGCTGATTACATGAAGGCCCTGGGTGACCAACCGGACTATGCTGCCGTGCTGGAAGCCGCCAAGGCCGCCCTGGCTTCTTAG